From Centroberyx gerrardi isolate f3 chromosome 15, fCenGer3.hap1.cur.20231027, whole genome shotgun sequence:
CCTGAAGTCAGGCTGGAGCTCCACAGCAGACTCTtcaaaatcatcatcataatcttTATTATTCACAGTGACATCGAAtgtacaaacaaacagacaaagtcaaagtaaacatacaaacaaacaacgacagtaataataaataagaaacaaaagaaaaatcagaCAGAAACAGTTGAGAGTAAAAGCAGGAAATtagaaaaaattacaaatagaAGCGGGGAGAGTTAAAATCAAATCTTTCAAATGATCAAAAGGAACAAAGGAATCTGACTAATAAAAACTGCAGTTGATTCCAGGTGAGTGGAGCGTTCAAACAacaagctctgattggacgggagGAACCTGCAGCATCAGCCAATCATTGGAAAGTGTCTGGTTTGGTTTTAGCTCCAATAATAACtttataaatgaataaatatcaATGCTGACCATATATTATACATTTGATCGCTTACCTAATATCCCGGAGATTTATATGATTTATTCATATTTGTTGTACCAGTTTACTAAATACTATTATGTAACTATATTTCagtaattgtattttcattattgtaaaAACTTTAAATGAACTCTCAGTGTTTGTAACTTAAAGTAAAAACCGCAGTGAGGTTTTGATAGAAGCTCATCTTGggcttttctttccctttctttgttAATTCTGTTAaagttgttttattattatgtaaacatattttttgcttgtttgtttaaatatgtgcaaataaactaaagtaaactaaactaaactaaacgtGTCACCTCATTAGAATTGATTTTTCCTAATTTCTTAATTATTCAAGTAAAGAATCTGAACAGTTTCCAGGTCAGTTTGAGTCGACCTGTTgcagtctggttcagtctggaCTGAGACTGTGATATAATGAAACTGATTTATCTGTTTACTGATGGAGTCACATCCATACAGACTGTTCTGCTCTCTAATAAGAGTTATAAAAACAGAAGATAGGACGCCAACTGAATCCATTTGAAAAGTTTAGATCGATTAATACTGACTGGTGTTGtgtgagctctctctctctctctctctctctctgatcggCCATGTTTCTTACATTCAAGCCCCACACTGGAAATAAGAGTGACTTCAATATGGCATCCAGGATAATGCTTTAGATGTATTGTTTTTCTGTacattgtatgtttttttttttttacatttatcaAACCAAAACTATGCTAACTAGACCGATACAGCTGTGATAACCTTCTCACATGTCTGTGCTCTGTGATGATGGCAAATATAATACATAACAAAATTACCATCTAAACATCTAATAgattgataatgataataaataataaaatcccTCTGTCTGCTGAATAGCCAAATCACATGAACATGTGTAATGAACATTTGTAAAGAAACtctgagagaaaacaagagcaaATGAAGAAATTAGAAGATTAGTAGATCTGCAGgtaagagagaagaggacaacAGTAAATTTCCAggttgaaaaaaagaaaaagaaagcagtAGGTTTccaggaggaaaacaaaagatGACAACAATAGAGTCAGGTAGCTGCAGACCACGCCCCCCGCTCACAGGCCACGCCCCCTGCTAACAGGCTTTAATTGGGGGTGGAAACCAGGTGGGAGCAGactggaggagacagacaggagacaccGGACAGAAAACTACTGTCTTCTGAATTAGAGACTCagtttaatatttcattaagTGTCCTAACAAGATGAATGAGACGCAGTTTCTCCTCCCGCTGTCTGAATATGACTTCGAGCGCCGGTTTGACGAGAGAGGCGCGATAGAATGGATGCAAGCCAACTGGTAAGAAATCTCACTTGATCTCACTTGATTTagagtttttttattttatcaaattgTATAATTTTTTGCCATATggattaaaatgtaattttaagaGAAGACCTTGCCAAGAAAACAGCAAGgttgacaaaaaataaaatcagagcGATACGCTTCGTTCTCTGGGATGGAGAGACGTCTTATGCCGTACTCCCtttaaaaatctgtcaatttcaTAATTCCTTGCTTCTTTGCAAATACACACGTCTCATAAAATATGACGTGAgattttttatgaattattGGGATCCCATCTTCATTTCGGCTTACATGCTATACACTAAGCAGCactcatttcaataaaatgtcagcttttacTTTAGTATCGGTCGATTCTCGCAATCTCCCATCGAGAGCGTGGTGAGCGGTAGCGAACAGCGTGAATCAATTCGTAAAAGTGACGATTTTATTTAAATATAGTGTTGCTTAGTTTATTAGATGTCAGCCGTATCGAAGAGTGGGTCCTGCCGATTCAGAACATATATTTAGTGTTGTTGTAGGACGTGTGTAAAACTACCGATAACCAAGAAACGcttaaactgacagatttttgaatggagtttggcgtgtcTTTCTCTTCATACAAGAGAAACCGGGATGTGTGCAGGAAAGCATAGAGCAGCCATGACTTTATCACAGATGGACAGAAACCAACCGGAGGAATCGGTGTAACACTCTGACAtaacatcacaacacaacacaccagtCCTGTCAGTCTGCCCGGTGACTCACCGCACAGGTGACGTCACACCTCCGTTTTTAAACctgctgtatttattttggGGCCAGTTAGCCCAGGTGAGAGCTGCTCATCCAGTCTGTCACTCAAAGAGCCGGAGCGGTTATGAAATCTTCTGAGTCTTTTGTGCAAAAGTGCAAAATGAGGAGAAATATTTCATCTGCCAGTAATATATTCAtatgtaatattcctataggggcttacagtgtgtctgtggtgtcaACACTGATTTTAAAGTGACCTTATTatacttaatggtatttttaatctcaggtatcactataatattctgaTATAGTGATAGTTATATAGTGATCTTATTGTACATAATGGTAATCTTATCTCATATGGTATCAGTATAACACTtatatgatattcctatagatATTATAATGTGTCTGTATACTCAGTAgtaagtttatagtgatcttTTTGTACTTAATGATAAtcttatctcctatggtattactataatattcccatcaAGTTTATCATATGATTATGATTTGGAATGTGAAGTTGATTGTAACATGATATGTCAGTGTGACACTGTCATATCAGAGGTATTCAGTGAATGTCGTTCAGTGAGTGGAAGGTGTGTTAAATCCCAGAAATGCggttttgttgttcttgttgctaagcaacagtTTAACCCTGTAGACAGAGGTTGTTGTTCAGTCTCAAAGTTCATCTGAacccaaaataaaaaacttcTATTGTTCTTAACGCCTCTTCTGCTGAAAACTGTTTCTGTCCCGTTTTAATTTCTTCTTTATTTCCCTTCACTTCTCCTTCATCATGATGACCGTTCAGACTCACAGCAATATTTGTTCTGTCTACTGTCAggatgctgtgacctctgacctttgacctccttattgttggttgtttgtgatctaggaactgaTGCTGATTCTGCTGTTGACCTCAGTAGAGTCTCTCTGGAAAAGAGAGTTCTCTAAATGTCTAAACTGTAAATGTAGCTGTACATGGAAATCTGTTTATCTGTGAAAACTGAGTTGAATTATTTATTAATCTCTATagaaattatttatttcagtcCTGCTGCTGTGCAGGTTGAAGCTGAAGATGATGTTGTAGAAGTGGATCTTTAcagtgtgtttcctctgtgtgtgtgtgtgtgtgtgtgtgtgtgtgtgtgtgtgtgtgtgtgtgtgtgtgtgtgcgtgtgtgcaggaGCAAGTCGTTTGTGTTCAGCGCTCTGTACGCAGCTCTGGTGTTCGCAGGACGACACttcatgaaggagagagagaagctgaacCTGCGCCGGCCGCTGGTGCTCTGGTCCCTCAGCCTGGCCctgttcaggtgtgtgtgtgtgtgtgtgagcctatAATACTGTTTCAATCTCACTGTTGACATGAAATCtcatcaaaattataatttctTCTGGATCAGACTGACAGAAACATTCTGGTTCAGCCtcgcagagagagacagtgtgtccTAAACCTCAGACCTGATTAGATTGTCACGTCTGTTATTTTTTAGATTTAATTAGTGAAGGCTGAGTTTGGCTtccaccctttttttttttttaagaagtaTTTATTGGCCAAGTTACACATGGTGCATGGAATCTGGTTTTGTATATTCCTCATATCaaaaaccagagaagaagaagtccatatgtacaagataaAGCTTTATTTCTGTCACAAACCCCAGAAGACTCAGGGAGACGCAGATGTTACTAAACTTTACCTGTTGCACCCAGTCCGGCCTCGGTCCGGCCTCGGTCCGGCCTCGGTCCGGCCTCGGTCCGGCCTCGGTCCGGCCTCGGTCCGGCCTCGGTCCGGCCTCGGTCCGGCCTCGGTCCGGCCTCGGTTCGGCCTCGGTCCGGCCTCGGTTCAGCCTCGGTTCAGCCTCGGTTCAGCCTCGGTTCAGCCTCAGTTCGGCCTCGGTCCGGCCTCAGTTCAGCCTCCACGTCTAGAAACAACTTGGATGAGTTGTAAACAGCTAGTCAAGGTGAAGCCGCTCAGTGGATCGGTGTGAACAAACCTGTGTCTCTTGTTGCTcggcaacagcagcagcggtgACGGTGTGTTAAGTTAGTCAGAGCTTGTTAATTATTAGAAAGGATGAGATCCAGCAGTGAAACAGCTTTGTTGGATCATAAACCAAGCGCCCCCAGCCAGGCTGTGTGTTAagtttcttgtgtgtgtgtgtgtgtgtgtgtctgcagcatcGTGGGAGCGGTTCGGACCGGCAGCTTCATGCTTCACGTCCTGAGGTCCGGCGGGTTCCGGTCCTCCGTCTGCGATCAGAGCTTCTACTACGGTCCGGTCAGCAAGTTCTGGGCGTACGCCTTCGTGCTGAGCAAGGCTCCGGAGCTGGGTGAGTCCAGCTgcaggacgggggggggggtgagtccAGCTGCAGGACGGGGCGGGGTGAGTCCAGCTGCAGGACGGGAGGGTGAGTCCAGCTGCAGGacgggcggggcggggcggggcggggcggggcggggccgggggggggggggggtacccAGGAATGTCTCAGTCTGTTGTTTGAATGAAAGTCTAATTGTTTCAGTCGAGGCTTGGGCTGATATTCAACAATATtgaatatcacgatattttgtgagtattgcaatattttccTGCGGTATCGAATATCACCCCACcctactagtggtaggatagtaagaaacaaaaaaaaatcatagttGTAGTGAAaagtttgtcattttatttcaactGGGTTctcttttccacaatcagccgcAGGAATGAgaaaattacaccaaatggccatttttgcatgaatagtaagatcaaatttcccTGTGATAATATTATATATCGCGAAATTTTGGCGGGACATGATCGCAATATTAAATTTTGGATAGGAACAAATCAGGAACAAACACATCTCCTTGCTTTgagctgtaactgtagtttCCTCTCGGGCCAATCAGAGTCACTCTGAGTGCTGAGCTCAGCGCTGAGTTTGGTCAAAATCCAACAAGTGAACACTGCAGCGCCccctcaggccaatcagtgcagtttaaaaaaaaaatttaattaattaattaatttttaaaaaaaagggtgTACTAGCAATGAGACTCAAAGTGTCGTCCAAATCCAACATGGAACCCAGTAGATTACCACTTGGTTTTTTTTATCCGTTATGtgttttataaataaaatgtattaatatgccccccccccccccccccctccaggagACACGGCCTTCGTCGTCCTGAGGAAGCAGCGTCTGCTCTTCCTGCACTGGTATCACCACATCACCGTCCTGCTGTACTCCTGGTACTCCTATAAGGACATGGTGGCGGGCGGCGGCTGGTTCATGACCATGAACTACGGCGTCCACGCGCTCATGTACAGCTACTACGCGGCGCGGGCCGCCGGCCTGCGCGTGCCCCGCCCCCTCGCCGTGCTCATCACCGCCGCTCAGATCTCCCAGATGGCCGTGGGCCTGGCGGTCAGCGGCCTGGTGTTCCGCTGGCGGCGGCGCGGCGACTGCCCCTCCCACCTGGACAACATCGTGTGGGCGGCGCTCATGTACCTCAGCTACCTGCTGCTCTTCACCCGCTTCTTCTACCAGACGTACCTGCGGAGGGCGGAGCCTAAGGCCGCCAAGGCCGACTAGACCGCGGAGGGACCGAGGCTGCAGCGGGGGATTGTGGGGGATTTGTTGCGACTGGGCTAAAGTTGGTTGTTTCCTCAACCTTATAATGTCCAGTAGGGCTCGACTGATTCGGATTTTTGAAgactgataccgatattttagGATTGAAGCTGgtaatagccaatattttgtgctgatattcattatttttacattaatttgGACCATTTTCACTGCAGGAAAATCTTGAAATTCcagttcagtgtttcctccagagttttcttctcatcggggttgaaaagcctctgaaacactcagagcatcatgggacactaaaactctccactgaaaccagacctCAGTGTTTGGTCTGGAGTTCCAGACGCTCGTCGACcctggcgtggcgtggcgtggcgtggcgtggcatCACTGCACTCCCTCCTCGTTAAGACGTTTATTTCCTTAAACGCCGTCTGCTTTTTCTGACTCACCAAGACTCTTCACATTCCAGCAGACGGACGGTTCAGACCGGTTCATCTGGTTTCCCGCCTCCCACCACGCCTCCCGCACACATCACCGGGAGCCAATCGGGTGTCGGCGACGCTCCGCCCGTCTCTCCTGTGTTAATAGTTTGCATTCCTAAAGAGTTATCCGAGTTTTGTCTCACCGGGTGTTTCTGAGGTGCGGAGCAGGACCTTCCGGTTCTTTCCAAAGCGCAGTTCAGCTCTTTGTCTCACAGTGTGTTCGGTCACATTTTGGAGGGAGGTgtgtcggggtgtgtgtgtgtgtgtgtgtgtgtgtgtgtgtgtgtgtgtgtgtgtgtgtgtgtgtgtgtgtgtgtgtgtgtgtgtgtgtgtgtgtgtgtgtgtcaaggggggcgggggcgggggcggggcgTCCCGACAGCAGCAGCTATTTACGGTTcagttttctttgtgtttaatgtttttctgtctcaGCGGTTTTGAATTTGACTCCGTCCAATCAGAGGCTGAGTTCCACCTGGGACACGAGACGAATGCAATTAACTAAAATGAATTAGCGGGCAGGACCAGGATGGAAGAACACCGATctatttattgatatttatttgaTGGCATGATGGCTCGGCAGCCGGAGAAGTcaacactttttgtttttttacatcacatattaatatttcttgtttctccagcagagcagcaggttTGTCCTCCAGCTCTTTTTTTACTGttctgataaataaataaataaataaataaataaatgttccaGTTGTTGTGGAGACAGAAGCgtcttctccctctctacctcgtCCTGAACAGTTTACAGCCTCGTTTGGTTTTTTTGGAGGCTTGTTTTTATAGAAGTTGATCATTTGCTGGTGAGAAGAGAAATGATcttcatcctgctgctgctcgtCTTCTTCAGGCAGATTCACTGAAGATCAGacttgaatttatttatttattgaagtCGATTTAAAGCGgcgggttgtttttttttttctctgggacTCAGTTTGAGTCTCAGTCCAGATAAACTCTTCAAACGTCTTCAAGCCCCGTGTGGTCTGATGCAACAGTTcacctgtctgttttttttttattgtttttaaaatgcatgaTGGTGAAAATTCATCCTTGTCTGAATTTTGTGGGAAATGTGCAGCAGGAAAagcaaagtgttttatttaaaaaagtgCCAACGAAAGCTGATAACACGAAAGATAATGATGACAAGGAgattttgacacacacacacacacacacacacacacactctacagaaGTCCCAGAATCCCGCTGTGTTGAATGTAACAAACTGttatgaatgaaaacacaaatcaagaGCTTTTTTTAATGTTGAAACACATTATTTaatgtttgaaaaaaatcttaatAAAGTAAATTATTGTTTTGAAAGTCTGgtttcatgtgttttctctctaaCCCTCCTGTGTTTCAGCTGCATTATTTTACCATACATAACTCCATAAAAGAAAACTGCAGGCAAAGCATTGATgactattatttattttgattattggCAAAAGATCAATGtacaaaatgatgcaatgaTTTCTAATATCCAgcacaaggcaacttttggTTCGGATGTAAACAATATCTCACaaattcataaaatattttaacaTGCAGTACTATGCAAAAGTCTGAGGCAGCCAAggtttttttatataaatgttGTCGtggatgtttatttgttttctgcatcagTGTGTCAGCAGACGGCTCTTTGTAGTAACTTTTtggatatttagaaacttttttaatttcattatttttgaaatcttcgctttacagatttttttttacatgtgactAAGACTTTTGCGCAGTAACGTAAATCAGAGGTTTTTCTGTACATATTGATGAAATGCAGATTTTATATAGTACAGTTCTTCTCCAGTAACTTTTACTCCAAACCTCAGAAACACGCTGCAGCCGCCATGTTGTCATGCAGCTATCAGTCAATTACTATTCctcacaaaaaagtcacatgtgctttctggacacatgttggttttcacatgtgaacaatttTTCTCACTTTGTATTCCGACAGTTTTTACTTAAGATgttaaaaaaatctatttctaaatgaagtggggtttttttccacatgtgaactttttgtttcacattttccccGGACATTAGATCTGTCAAGatctgtttcacatgtgaaaacttcagttcacatgcaaagagacaattcacaggtgaaaatgtcaatgggaaatttcacatgttcacatatgaaaaccaacatgtgtgaAAAAAGCAGAAGTGATTTCAATTCACATGTGCGTTTTCACattacttttttgtaagggaaataaaatgtttgtaaaaACTCAACAGTCGAAACTCTTGAGCTTTCTGTTagtcactgtaaactcatgTTGGCTGAaggaagacattttctctcctctctctgtcactgacaaGGAATCATGGGAAATGAAGTTTTTGTTTTGGCAAATTTCCGGTCGAAACAGGATGTGGAGGCGGACGGATCAATAAAGAAGAACCGAACTCCAAACCCAGATCTGTCTGACAGCTGGAGGTGAAAACATGTCAGGAGTTCAGCAGCAGCTGTTTGTCAGGATTTGGGTTTGGGCTTTAGCTCCTCTGGCAGTGGCAGATAGTGTAAACCAATAGGACATCAGCTGGGGGGGGTGTAGGGTGTAGGGGGAgtggggggcggggtcagaggtcagaggtcagaggtcagggtgacTGCTGCTGCATCTCCTTCCAGCTCTTCCACAGCAGCAGGTCTTGGCTCTTGGCCAGAGCCACCAGCTGGCGCGGCAGCTTGAGGCCGCTGTACTGACCGACGCCGTCGTCACGCCCCATCGCCAGCAGCATGGTGACCCGACCTGCAGCAACACACAGGGCAACCAGTGAGACACAGAGGGCAACCAGTGAGACACAGAGGGCAACCAGCAACACAGAGGGCAACCAGTGAGACACAGAGGGCAACCAGTGAGACACAGAGGGCAACCAGTGAGGCACAGAGGGCAACCAGCAACACAGAGGGCAACCAGTGAGACACAGAGGGCAACCAGTGAGGCACAGAGGGCAACCAGCAACACAGAGGGCAACCAGTGAGACACAGAGGGCAACCAGTGAGGCACAGAGGGCAACCAGCAACACAGAGGGCAACCAGTGAGACACAGAGGGCAACCAGTGAGACACAGAGGGCAACCAGTGAGGCACAGAGGGCAACCAGTGAGGCACAGAGGGCAACCAGCAACACAGAGGGCAACCAGCAACACAGAGGGCAACCAGTGAGACACAGAGGGCAACCAGTGAGACACAGAGGGCAACCAGTGAGACACAGAGGGCAACCAGCAACACAGAGGGCAACCAGTGAGACACAGAGGGCAACCAGCAACACAGAGGGCAACCAGCAACACAGAGGGCAACCAGCAACACAGAGGGCAACCAGCAACACAGAGGGCAACCAGTGAGACACAGAGGGCAACCGGCAACACCTGTGTggtgagaggtcagaggtcagggtgtgtacctgtgtggtcagaggtcagagtgtgtacctgtgtggtcagaggtcagggtgtgtacctgtgaggtcagaggtcagggtgtgtgtacctgtgtggtcagaggtcagaggtcagggtgtgtacctgtgaggtcagaggtcagggtgtgtacctgtgaggtcagaggtcagagtgtgtacctgtgtggtcagaggtcagaggtcagggtgtgtacctgtgaggtcagaggtcagggtgtgtacctgtgaggtcagaggtcagagtgtATACCTGTGTGGTAGGAGGTCAGGTCCTTTTTGTTCACACTGTTGATGATGTTGCTAACGGCGACGGCGGCGTGCAGCCCGGCGTGGTACGCCATCTTGGGCTCCCTGACGTCGGCGCAGTCGCCCACAGCGAAGACGTTGGAGAAACCTTCCACCTGCAGCTGGGCGTTCACCTTCAGAGCGCCGTTCTCCGCCAGACTGGAGGCTGCTGGGAAAAAACAGAACGGATGActtcattgattgattgattgattgattgatttcttaacttgctttctgtctttcaatcAGACCTTTACTTAACCAGACAGGTCAGTTTGGCAGAATGTTTCTTTTCCCAGAGTGATGTGTTTTAGTAGAAAGAGAACTGAAATATCATGCTGCAGTAGAActactgttactttactgatattttactgcagtagaagtcaaagttctggtgtaaaaatctccttcagtaaaagtaaaaagtgtgtgatttaaaatgtcctcagagtaaaagttcctgagttcctctttagaacagagaacgttgttagctgtgatcttttccatgtgattctaacaggagagaggtcagagttcaaactagattcttttcactggaaacattagaaacgagaaaataaagtgcagaaacaaagtaaagtcagattcctcttctcactgtgaatggatccacagtttgtcagtttctgtcgatccagtttctgttgctgatggagagacacaatctgttctgtgatggatggatttaaaatggactgaaggaaaaGTCACAGTACTGACTTTAACaaatactcaaaaagtacaagtacacaacaAAGCttctcaattacagtaacaggagtaaatgtaattagttacttccagcCTTGCCTTTaacttatttcttatttctacAGTTATTAAGAGGATGGATTTCATAACTTCACCAGGTGTTCACCAGGTTTACATCATAACCTCTCATCGTCCCTCCATACTAAAACCTCATCAGTTGAGGCTGTGTACCCAGAATGCAAAGCTGTCAAGATAGGGACTCAATCAGTCAGTTAGTGAATTAGTCTGTCAGTCATTTAGTTTGTAAGTTATTCAATCAGACTGTCAGGTAATTAGttagtcaatcagtcaatcagtcagtcagtcagtcaattagtTTTATAGTTAGTTATTTGATCAGTCAGTTAGTGAGCAGCATTCCCTATACTAGACCTGATTGAAAGAAACCTCCACAAAACAGCAAACTCTCTAACTCAGATACAGCAACACCGCCCCCAGTGGACAGAGAGCCAAACTGCACCAAACAGACCTGGATGCAGATTTCAACATTTTCCCAGAAACTGATTTAGGTGATTTGGGGTTTTTagaaactaaaccccaaacctgtgtaaagtctgacatctaaaggtaaacagcatgctactgaaatgagtaatgaccatctgctattggctgatctttagtGCGAGGTGATGACGTCACCTTctacagagtacaacaggtggtgacatcatcatctggTGCGCCAAAGAGCCAGCCGAGAGCAGATGGAAATTGCAATAGCACGCTTTTAACCAGTAGATGGCAGCAAACCCACAGAGGCGGTCTAGTCACACCCAGATCTGtgagggtttggggttcagttcctCTGTGAAGCGGTTCCGGTGCAGACGGCAGACTCACGCAGGCTGGAGGCGTAGGCGGCGGAGTTGACCTTGAGGCCGGTGCAGCAGAGGATCAGGTCTGTGAGGATCTGCGTCCCTCGGTCGGTGGTCACCGGCGTGTTCTTCTGCGTCACGTtcagctgcagctgctccagGTTCACAACCTTCTGTCCTGAGGCGCAGCAGAGACCCGGGAACCTGCTTTACTTTTCTCATGTTTGTTATTCTAAtatgtattaaaatatgtaaaacagtgtaaaatgttacatatattttgtttttttttatccaaagagccccacagcagtctgaatGAATAGATTTTTATTCCCAGTAGGAATGAAACCCGGCTCTTCCCACTGAGCTACAAGGATCTTCTGAAATGTTACTGCACAGTAATattataaaacatatttttttatttgatccGATTtgatttagcctttatttaaccaggaagtcccattcAGATTATTGTGACATCAGTAGCATTGGCAACATATTTAAgtttattttctacatttttcgAATTAGTGCTCACGAAGTAAAAGGGAACATTTAGTTTTTTGAACTAAATTACCACTTCGATGGATGAATAAATGGACCCAACTCAGATCCAGATTAATAAAAGCCAGTTTGTTTCCATCCGGACTCCCGGCCTGCTGGACCTGCTCAGTGAGTTTCCATCAGGTTGCAGGATGGCCGGCTCTCCTCTGCTCTATCTGAATCCATTTATCCTCTGCCTCCATCTGGCTTAGTCAAACACATGCAGATCCACCACATGCAGATCCACCACATGCAGATCCACCACATGCAGATCCACCACATGCAGATCCACCACAGTTCAGTGGAGAGCCGCTTCGCTCCCGCTGAGCCGCATCCCCCGCAAACCTCCTGAACCCGCTGCTCCGCTTTATCTGCCGGTCTGTTTACCGGCTGAAGGATTACGTCCCGTCAGTTCTCATAAATGAATTGTGAAAAATGGGGCGGTGTTTACTCAATAAGTTGGTGATGGAAATGAATTTATCAAGTTCTATGTAAATCAATAGATGTAAAGTTCCTACAGGACAGTTGATATGTTTATTGTGCAACACCTCTCAGGGTTAGGGCTTCTTTTCACAACTAATACTTCCATGGTTCATACACAAGGCACATCGACTGTCACTCAATCTTACCAATAGACCGATCTGACCAATAGAGGAGcagcagaccccccccccccccgcctctccAAAGCCCCGCCCCTAAAGCGTCTGTTCAAGAAACGCAAACCGGAAACccagaaacacaaagacaaatccCAGGAATGCCGTCGCacttcagacaaaaaaaaaatcataacatGTGATCAGATGAGGAATGAAACTGCAACCTGAGACTGAAGCA
This genomic window contains:
- the elovl6l gene encoding elongation of very long chain fatty acids protein 6-like, which gives rise to MNETQFLLPLSEYDFERRFDERGAIEWMQANWSKSFVFSALYAALVFAGRHFMKEREKLNLRRPLVLWSLSLALFSIVGAVRTGSFMLHVLRSGGFRSSVCDQSFYYGPVSKFWAYAFVLSKAPELGDTAFVVLRKQRLLFLHWYHHITVLLYSWYSYKDMVAGGGWFMTMNYGVHALMYSYYAARAAGLRVPRPLAVLITAAQISQMAVGLAVSGLVFRWRRRGDCPSHLDNIVWAALMYLSYLLLFTRFFYQTYLRRAEPKAAKAD